The DNA segment GTTCATGCCGGCGGCGTAACAATCGCTGCGCTCGGGCTCCTGCACCGCGGCGGTCATGGCGATTATGGGCAATTCGTCGCGGGTCTTTTCGGCGCGGATCAGCCGCGTCGCTTCGATGCCGCTCATTTCCGGCATTTGCAGGTCCATCAATACGGCGTCGAAGCGTTCGCGACGCATCGCGTCGAGGCCTTCGCGGCCGTTGTTCGCGACGGTGACGTTGAGGCCGGCGTTGGTCAGGTATTCGCAGGTTACCATCTGGTTGATCTCGTTATCTTCCACCAACAGGATGCGCGCGCCGCGAATCGATGCCGCCATTTCCGCCAGTTGCGGCCGGTTCGGTTCGGCGGCGGTTTTGCCGCCCTGCAAGCGGGTGACCGAATCCAGCAACATCGACGGCAATACCGGTTTCAGCAGCACATCGTCGGGTGGGGTATCGCCGGCTGCGTGCAGCAGGCCTTCGCGGCTGAAGGCGGTGACCATGATCACCACCGGCGCGTGGCGGATTTTCGATTGCCGCACCATGTCTCTGATCGCCCGGGTGACTTGTATGCCGTCCAGTCCCGGCATTTTCCAGTCCAGCAATACCAGTTCGAAGTCCTTGCCGGATTGGTTGGCCTGACCGAGCTGCGCCAGGGCCTCGCTGCCGTTGGCGGCTTCGGTGACTTCGAAGCCCCAGTTTTGCAGAATGTCGCGCAGCATTTGGCGAGAGATATCCAGATCGTCGACCACCAGTACCCGCATGCCTGCCAATTGTTCCTGTTGTTGCCGGCTTTGCTTCTCGGCCGAGAACGGCAAGCGCAAGCCGAATTCGAACAGGCTGCCCTTGCCGATTTCGCTTTCGACGCGCAAGTCGCCGCCCATCATTTCCAGCAGGCGTTTGCTGATGGTCAGGCCCAGGCCGGTGCCGCCGAAGCGGCGGGTGATCGAGCCGTCGGCTTGGGTGAAGGCCTGGAACAGATTGGCGACTTGTGCCGCGGTCATGCCGATACCGGTGTCCCGCACCGAAAACAGCAGATGGGCAATACCGTTTTGTTTGGCGAGCAGGACGACTTTGATGTGGATTTCGCCGCGTTGGGTGAACTTGACGGCGTTGCCCACCAGATTGTTCAGGATTTGGCTCAGGCGCAAGGAGTCGCCGTCCAGCATCAGTGGGATTGTCGGGTCGATTTCCAGCACCACTTCCAGTTGTTTTTCTTCGGCGCGGACGATGAACAAATTCAGCACGTTTTCCAGCGCTTCTTCCAAGTTGAAGGTTTCGACCACCAATTCCATGCGGCCGGCTTCGATTTTCGAGTAGTCCAGGATGTCGTTGGTCAGTGCCAGCAGTGCCAGGGAAGAGGTATGGATTTTGCGCAAATAATCGCGCAGCTTGCTCGGCGGGTTGCTGTTCAAGGCCAAATCCGACAAGCCGATGATTGCGTTCATCGGCGTGCGGATTTCATGGCTCATGTTGGCCAGGAACAGGCCTTTGGAGCGGGAAGCCGCCTCCGCTTGTTCCTTGGCTTGCAGCAGCTCGGCGGTGCGTTGCGCCACTTCGTGTTCCAGGCGGTCGCGGTGTCCGGTCAGGGTTTGGTCGCGGCGTTGAATTTCTTCCAGCATGGTGTTGAAGGCCTTGACCAATTCGCCGATTTCGTCGCGGTGGCGTTGCGGTACGCGCAGCGTGTAGTTCTGTTCGTGGGCAATCAGACGCGCGGTGGCCGCCAACTCTTCGACCGGGCCGGAGATGATGCGCTGCAAGCGCAGGGCCAGCAGGGATACCACCACCAAGGCCAGGGCTGCGGCACCCAGGCCGGTGCCGAGATCGGCGAGCTGGCTGTTCCAGTGGCCGGTAAAATCGGCTTGCATCAGGACATAGCCGATGTATTCGGTGTTGCGGATCACCGGCGTGTACAGCTCGGCGCTACGGCGCCAGAAATCGGTGCGCAGTTCCCGCGCCGGAGAGCGGGAATCGCGCGGCGGCGCGGTCGGCGAACCGCTGCGATTCCAGGCGGCCAGTACCGAACCGTCGGCGGCGACCATCCAGGCGGCGGCGATTTCCGAGTGCTCTTGCAGCGAATTGAGCAAGCGGGCGGCTTCGTTGCGTTCCGAGAATACCAGTGCGGCCTGGCCGTTTTCCGCTAACACGTCGGCCAGACCGGAAATATCCTGTAATGCGCTGCGGTAACGGTTGATAGCGGAACTGATCGCCACCGCCGATAAGCTCACCAGCAGACACACCGTACAGCTCAGCATGATGATGGTCAGCAGTTTGCGGCGTAAAGACCAATTCGGGAAGTCGGGTAAAACGCGCATCGTTCTATCTCCCGTAGACATGGGTGGCGATGTTCAACAGTTGGCCGGGAAGCCGCAGGCCGGCGTTGCGGATCGATTCCAGATTCACTTCGAACACGACCTTGTTGTCGCGGAACAGCAGGGCGATGGCGCCGCCTTTTTCGGCAAAATCGCCGATGTCGGATAGTGTCAGCACCGGCGCGTTACCCAAGTTTTTTAGAATCGGTACCACCCGCGGTTGCTCGGAACTGCCGATATACAGCAACTGGCAGTCGGCGAAGGAGGCGTCGGTGTGGTTGCGCTGGCTGACTTTCAAACCGCGTTCGCCGGCTTTGCGCCCGTCCAGAGCTTGTACGGCCCCTTCCAGCACATTGTTGCCGATCACGCACAGGTTGATCTCGGCGCCAGCCGGCGCCCCGGTTGCCGGCCATTCCACGAATTTGGCGAAGTTGTACAGGTACGCCGCTTTGATTTGGGCTTCGGACAGCGCTTCGGCGGCCAGCGCTTGCCCAGCGCTGGTCGCCAGCAGTACCAGCAAACACAGGATGGATAGTAAACTGGGCCGATGCGAGCGGCTGCAGCCGGTAAGGTTTAGCAATCGTGCCACCCAGGCTGAGGCCGCAACGCTGGAGCCGAACGACGGACGCGACAATGCCCGGCCGCGCAATTGGGCTGCAGCCGTGGTTAATGTTACGTCTGGGGCGGTTGTCGTCATAGGTCGTGTGGTGAGACGCGGATCGTTTGGCGGCGGGCTTGACTCGGTCAAAGCGCATCCGGGCTTGGGCTGCGGTTGTCGGCGTTGCCGGTTAAATTATGCCCCAGGCCCCCAAACGCGGTTCGACTTTTACGCTCGGTGGCTACTGAGCGCATCGGCGGGCGCGCCACTCCGCGGCGCACTAGGCGCCGCTGTGCGCCGCAGTCTATAACAGACCTTTGCTCGGGCAGCGGCAAAAGCCGTTCAATTCCACGTAGGCCTGGCCGGCGCTGGCTCCGGCCACGCTGCAGCTGCCTTCCCAGTAGATCGGTCCGATCCACAGTTTGTGTTGCGCCCGCAATTCCTGATCTTTGACTTGGGGTTCCACCGTGAATTTCTCGCCGCGTACTTCCACAGACCAGCCGGACGGATACGTACAGCCGGTATGAGGGCTGGTCCATTCGCCCAGCACCGTCACTTCGAACTCGTGGGCGGCCAGGGTTACCGTGCGGCCTTC comes from the Methylomonas sp. EFPC3 genome and includes:
- a CDS encoding response regulator, with translation MRVLPDFPNWSLRRKLLTIIMLSCTVCLLVSLSAVAISSAINRYRSALQDISGLADVLAENGQAALVFSERNEAARLLNSLQEHSEIAAAWMVAADGSVLAAWNRSGSPTAPPRDSRSPARELRTDFWRRSAELYTPVIRNTEYIGYVLMQADFTGHWNSQLADLGTGLGAAALALVVVSLLALRLQRIISGPVEELAATARLIAHEQNYTLRVPQRHRDEIGELVKAFNTMLEEIQRRDQTLTGHRDRLEHEVAQRTAELLQAKEQAEAASRSKGLFLANMSHEIRTPMNAIIGLSDLALNSNPPSKLRDYLRKIHTSSLALLALTNDILDYSKIEAGRMELVVETFNLEEALENVLNLFIVRAEEKQLEVVLEIDPTIPLMLDGDSLRLSQILNNLVGNAVKFTQRGEIHIKVVLLAKQNGIAHLLFSVRDTGIGMTAAQVANLFQAFTQADGSITRRFGGTGLGLTISKRLLEMMGGDLRVESEIGKGSLFEFGLRLPFSAEKQSRQQQEQLAGMRVLVVDDLDISRQMLRDILQNWGFEVTEAANGSEALAQLGQANQSGKDFELVLLDWKMPGLDGIQVTRAIRDMVRQSKIRHAPVVIMVTAFSREGLLHAAGDTPPDDVLLKPVLPSMLLDSVTRLQGGKTAAEPNRPQLAEMAASIRGARILLVEDNEINQMVTCEYLTNAGLNVTVANNGREGLDAMRRERFDAVLMDLQMPEMSGIEATRLIRAEKTRDELPIIAMTAAVQEPERSDCYAAGMNDHVGKPVLPQTLIAALLRCIRPQALLPQGGSTAGFALTTRRTDLPGFDWDYIAAAIADSQKLKSLLQRFAEKFTDADVKLRRHLLAGELLPGAQWLHYLKGAAGAVGATELSSIAGRLESDLQQGIWSPADLEALSQKLAKTLHTIAAYTNPATESGEEGRADWPAAGRLAAQLATLLDGNDYIPRETTEQLRETVAGAEALRLVQLIEKNIGDINYSQAREILRELETTIKRYLPEAAHE
- a CDS encoding YfiR family protein, whose protein sequence is MTTTAPDVTLTTAAAQLRGRALSRPSFGSSVAASAWVARLLNLTGCSRSHRPSLLSILCLLVLLATSAGQALAAEALSEAQIKAAYLYNFAKFVEWPATGAPAGAEINLCVIGNNVLEGAVQALDGRKAGERGLKVSQRNHTDASFADCQLLYIGSSEQPRVVPILKNLGNAPVLTLSDIGDFAEKGGAIALLFRDNKVVFEVNLESIRNAGLRLPGQLLNIATHVYGR